One Alphaproteobacteria bacterium DNA segment encodes these proteins:
- the maiA gene encoding maleylacetoacetate isomerase, translating into MKLYTFFRSSAAFRTRIALNLKGLTYEPVFVHLRKAEQRSPDYLKLNPEGLVPLLADDKVTVSQSLAIMEYLDETHPTPPFLPATPAARARVRSLAQVVACDIHPINNARVLRYLTNDLKVSEEGMATWYRHWIDLGLDSLEVRLGRERQTGKFCHGDIPGLADICLIPQLFNAMRFDKDPLTRRPTLKRIFEACMILEAFDRAQPEKQPDAES; encoded by the coding sequence CTGAAGCTTTATACCTTTTTTCGTTCCTCGGCCGCGTTTCGCACGCGCATCGCTCTCAATCTCAAGGGGCTTACATATGAACCGGTCTTTGTGCATCTTCGCAAAGCGGAACAGCGCTCGCCCGATTATCTAAAGCTCAACCCCGAAGGTCTTGTGCCATTGCTCGCTGACGACAAAGTGACAGTCAGTCAGTCCCTCGCGATCATGGAATATCTCGACGAGACGCATCCGACGCCGCCCTTTTTGCCTGCAACGCCTGCTGCCCGTGCACGCGTTCGCTCGCTTGCGCAGGTGGTCGCGTGCGACATTCATCCAATCAACAATGCGCGTGTCCTCAGATATCTCACGAATGACTTGAAGGTGAGCGAGGAGGGGATGGCCACGTGGTACCGGCATTGGATCGATCTTGGCCTCGACTCGCTCGAGGTCAGGCTCGGTCGGGAGCGGCAGACGGGGAAGTTCTGCCACGGGGACATTCCGGGCCTCGCCGACATCTGCCTTATCCCGCAACTCTTTAATGCCATGCGCTTCGATAAGGATCCCCTAACGCGCCGTCCTACGCTCAAGCGCATCTTCGAAGCATGCATGA